One window of Nocardia sp. NBC_00508 genomic DNA carries:
- a CDS encoding IS5 family transposase, producing MVGAIAGRCQVLTDQQWELLEQLLPRSEGRVGRNFANNRRVVEGMLYRLRTGIPWRDLPEVFGPWQTAWKRHRRYAGDGTWDRVLTAMLALADATGNLDWVTSIDSTIVRVHQHGASLPRHAGASSNCTNLLDEPADHAIGRSRGGLTTKAHLVVDGNGRGLSLLLTPGQAGDSPMLALVLDGIVVPRLDSGAPRRTPEQVIADKAYASAANRSLLRRKRISIVIPERSDQIANRKRRGSFGGRPPELDRTAYERRNVIERAFNKTKQWRAIATRYDKLALAYRAGLLLALVIEWLRLLGDTA from the coding sequence GTGGTTGGCGCGATTGCTGGCCGGTGTCAGGTTCTGACGGACCAGCAGTGGGAGTTGCTGGAACAGCTGTTGCCGAGGTCAGAGGGGCGGGTCGGCCGCAATTTCGCCAACAACCGCCGCGTGGTCGAGGGCATGCTGTATCGGCTACGGACCGGGATCCCCTGGCGGGATCTGCCAGAGGTGTTCGGGCCATGGCAAACGGCATGGAAACGACATCGCCGCTACGCCGGTGACGGCACGTGGGACAGGGTGCTCACAGCAATGCTGGCGTTGGCGGATGCGACCGGGAACCTGGATTGGGTGACTTCGATCGATTCCACCATCGTGCGCGTCCATCAACATGGCGCGAGCTTGCCCCGTCACGCAGGGGCTTCTTCGAATTGCACGAATCTACTGGACGAACCGGCGGACCATGCGATCGGCCGTTCTCGGGGCGGACTGACAACCAAGGCCCACTTGGTCGTCGACGGAAACGGTCGGGGATTGTCGCTGCTGCTCACCCCGGGGCAGGCCGGAGACAGCCCGATGCTGGCGCTGGTCCTCGACGGGATCGTGGTGCCCCGCCTCGACAGCGGGGCACCACGGCGGACCCCTGAGCAGGTGATCGCGGACAAGGCGTACGCCTCGGCAGCGAACCGCAGCCTGCTGCGGCGCAAGAGAATCAGCATCGTCATCCCTGAACGGTCCGACCAGATAGCCAACCGCAAACGCCGAGGCAGCTTCGGTGGCCGACCTCCGGAACTCGACCGGACCGCCTATGAACGCCGCAATGTGATCGAACGCGCCTTCAACAAAACCAAGCAGTGGCGCGCCATCGCTACCAGGTATGACAAACTCGCCCTGGCCTACCGCGCCGGGCTGCTCCTGGCACTGGTCATCGAATGGCTCCGACTATTGGGAGACACTGCCTAG
- a CDS encoding VOC family protein, protein MSIVLNHTIVPTTDKQAAATFFAELMGLVVSAPTGPFVPVRVNDDLTFDFDDRGRVEPGHYAFLIDDDTFDAVLGRLAKWPAVEYGSGPEHEWDRQINHLAGGRGVYVREPGGHSYELFTVVP, encoded by the coding sequence ATGTCCATCGTTCTCAATCACACGATCGTTCCGACGACCGACAAGCAGGCCGCGGCAACGTTTTTCGCCGAACTGATGGGGCTGGTGGTATCCGCTCCAACCGGGCCGTTCGTGCCTGTGCGAGTCAACGACGATCTGACGTTCGACTTCGACGACCGCGGGCGGGTCGAGCCTGGTCATTACGCCTTCCTCATTGATGACGACACCTTCGATGCCGTACTGGGGAGGCTGGCGAAATGGCCTGCCGTGGAGTACGGCTCCGGCCCGGAACACGAGTGGGACCGGCAGATCAACCACCTGGCCGGCGGGCGCGGCGTCTACGTTCGCGAGCCCGGCGGCCACAGCTACGAGCTGTTCACCGTCGTTCCCTGA